A genomic stretch from Helianthus annuus cultivar XRQ/B chromosome 1, HanXRQr2.0-SUNRISE, whole genome shotgun sequence includes:
- the LOC110911936 gene encoding zinc finger BED domain-containing protein DAYSLEEPER-like yields MKKNIKKQDFVTDNHNSEPVIVNDDDEDIESLNSNVPSKVRGKKRKLISKEFETFDIINTTSKKRELEMYLDEQRIDLSQNVQVLDFWKAHAYRYPNLCRMARDVLSIPVSTVALEASFSIGGRVLDQYRSTLTPQIVE; encoded by the exons AtgaagaaaaacataaaaaagcaAG attTTGTGACGGATAATCATAACAGTGAACCGGTTATTGTCaacgatgatgatgaagatattGAATCTTTGAATTCTAATGTTCCATCCAAAGTTAGGGGGAAAAAGAGAAAGTTGATTTCAAAG GAGTTTGAAACATTTGATATTATTAATACAACTTCGAAAAAGAGGGAACTTGAGATGTATTTAGATGAACAAAGAATTGATTTATCTCAAAATGTCCAAGTTCTTGATTTTTGGAAAGCACATGCATATCGTTATCCAAATTTGTGTAGAATGGCAAGAGATGTTTTATCTATTCCAGTATCAACTGTTGCTTTAGAAGCTTCTTTTAGTATTGGTGGAAGAGTTCTTGATCAATATCGTAGCACATTGACCCCACAAATTGTTGAGTAA